Proteins encoded by one window of Halosolutus amylolyticus:
- a CDS encoding HalOD1 output domain-containing protein, translating into MSDIRMSPFNPQLTSGSADATPDRTPSEAVIDAVATASETDAIELADEFGPLYDAIDPSALDALFDREDAIGTVRFRYAGYQIVVDHDGRIELADAAPDA; encoded by the coding sequence ATGAGTGATATCCGAATGTCTCCCTTCAACCCACAACTGACGAGCGGATCGGCCGACGCTACCCCGGACCGGACCCCCAGTGAGGCAGTGATCGACGCCGTCGCGACGGCGTCTGAAACGGACGCGATCGAACTCGCGGACGAGTTCGGACCGCTCTACGACGCGATCGATCCCTCCGCGCTCGATGCCCTGTTCGATCGTGAGGACGCGATCGGTACCGTACGCTTTCGCTACGCCGGCTACCAGATCGTGGTCGACCACGACGGCCGGATCGAACTCGCAGACGCCGCTCCGGACGCGTAA
- a CDS encoding mandelate racemase/muconate lactonizing enzyme family protein, translated as MSELLGGTGDPIPVYASTGEVQPPEARIEYVRDRVAEGFDAVKLRVASVDDVAIVREVREAFPDLTLMVDANKGWSVRVMEHEEQWSYSDALAVARELESIGGIAWLEEPLPRHDYDGYARLRAATDVPIAGGEFNDGIFQFREFADRDALDIYQPDAALATGVLGATEVASMAREAGVQFVPHTWTNGIGFVANLHVIAAVDAPWCEYPMEPPWTPDVRDFPLAEPIEQDGGTITPPSGPGLGVELDRDVLDQTE; from the coding sequence GTGTCCGAACTGCTCGGCGGAACCGGCGACCCGATCCCGGTCTACGCGAGCACCGGCGAGGTCCAGCCCCCCGAAGCGCGGATCGAGTACGTCCGCGATCGGGTCGCGGAGGGGTTCGACGCGGTAAAGCTCCGGGTGGCAAGCGTCGACGACGTGGCGATCGTCCGCGAGGTCAGGGAGGCGTTCCCGGACCTGACGCTCATGGTCGACGCCAACAAGGGCTGGTCGGTGCGCGTGATGGAGCACGAAGAGCAGTGGAGCTACAGCGACGCGCTCGCCGTCGCCCGCGAACTCGAGTCGATCGGCGGGATCGCGTGGCTCGAGGAACCGCTCCCGCGTCACGACTACGACGGCTACGCCCGTCTCCGGGCGGCGACCGACGTCCCGATCGCGGGCGGCGAGTTCAACGACGGGATCTTCCAGTTCCGGGAGTTCGCCGACCGTGACGCGCTCGATATCTACCAGCCCGACGCGGCGCTCGCGACGGGCGTCCTCGGCGCGACCGAGGTCGCGAGCATGGCACGCGAGGCCGGGGTGCAGTTCGTTCCCCACACGTGGACCAACGGGATCGGCTTCGTCGCGAACCTCCACGTGATCGCCGCGGTCGACGCGCCGTGGTGCGAGTACCCGATGGAACCGCCGTGGACCCCCGACGTCCGGGACTTCCCCCTGGCCGAGCCGATCGAGCAGGACGGTGGGACCATCACGCCGCCGTCGGGGCCGGGGCTCGGCGTCGAACTCGATCGCGACGTTCTGGATCAGACGGAGTGA
- a CDS encoding helix-turn-helix domain-containing protein — protein sequence MKAVRLRLRPPEGSFPGVDAALATTEGIDREALVHFEWLGNGSYSMLYRLGVDPGTELDAVLASTDEVIDYDFVASGDREQYCYVHVEERELLSDLLAIADAHALVLERPIRFVDGDAVLTIVGDASAIQEAYRDATGTIDVSVEWSGGYEPGEPDAIGRLTARQREAVRTAYDLGFYETPRRTSYEEIADELDCAPSTANELLRRAEAAIVAATLDG from the coding sequence ATGAAGGCGGTTCGACTCCGCCTCCGGCCGCCCGAGGGATCGTTCCCGGGCGTCGACGCGGCGCTCGCGACGACCGAGGGCATCGACCGCGAGGCGCTCGTCCACTTCGAGTGGCTCGGGAACGGTTCGTACTCGATGCTGTACCGACTCGGCGTCGACCCGGGCACCGAACTCGACGCCGTGCTCGCGTCCACCGACGAGGTCATCGACTACGATTTCGTCGCGTCGGGCGATCGCGAGCAGTACTGCTACGTCCACGTCGAGGAACGCGAACTGCTGTCGGACCTGCTTGCGATCGCGGACGCACACGCGCTCGTGCTCGAACGGCCGATCCGGTTCGTCGACGGCGATGCCGTCCTGACGATCGTCGGCGACGCGAGCGCGATCCAGGAGGCCTACCGCGACGCCACCGGGACGATCGACGTCAGCGTCGAGTGGTCCGGCGGCTACGAACCCGGGGAACCGGACGCGATCGGACGACTCACCGCTCGCCAGCGCGAGGCCGTCCGGACGGCCTACGACCTCGGCTTCTACGAGACGCCCCGCCGGACCAGCTACGAGGAGATCGCCGATGAACTCGACTGTGCCCCGAGCACGGCCAACGAACTCCTGCGCCGGGCGGAGGCCGCGATCGTGGCGGCGACGCTCGACGGCTAG
- a CDS encoding CoA-binding protein, whose translation MPVDSDAVVREILESRVKTIAVVGCSSTPGNAAHDVPKYLFEQGYDVIPVNPYADEIFGRPVADSLSDVDETIDLVCIFRPSEEVSGIVDEVLARDDVDVIWTQRGIRDDEAAARAERDGRDVVQDRCMRVEHRRLAV comes from the coding sequence ATGCCAGTCGACTCCGACGCCGTCGTTCGAGAGATCCTCGAGTCGCGGGTGAAGACGATCGCCGTGGTCGGCTGTTCGAGCACGCCGGGGAACGCGGCCCACGACGTCCCGAAGTACCTCTTCGAGCAGGGCTACGACGTGATCCCGGTCAACCCGTACGCCGACGAAATCTTCGGCCGCCCGGTCGCGGATTCGCTGTCGGACGTGGACGAGACGATCGATCTCGTCTGCATCTTCCGGCCGAGCGAGGAGGTGAGCGGGATCGTCGACGAGGTACTGGCGCGCGACGACGTCGACGTGATCTGGACCCAGCGGGGGATCCGCGACGATGAGGCGGCCGCCCGCGCGGAACGCGACGGCAGGGACGTCGTGCAGGATCGCTGTATGAGGGTCGAGCACCGACGGCTGGCGGTCTGA
- a CDS encoding RAD55 family ATPase: MYDLADVLPDAELDPGTNVLIAGPPLTGKRRIALDVLAGGADRGDGSIVVTTKDSADKVLEEFAGHVTADSFDVGVVDCVTKQRGIGTVDDDPRIKYASSPVDMTGIGIKLSEFLQEFYETRGLTENRVLLHSVSTLLMYSNLQTVFRFLHVFTGRIQSADALGVYVIDSTAHDDQTMNTLKQLFDAVIEVEESDDESDPEIRTAGLST; the protein is encoded by the coding sequence ATGTATGACCTCGCAGACGTCCTCCCTGACGCCGAACTCGATCCCGGGACGAACGTGCTCATCGCGGGTCCTCCACTGACGGGTAAACGGCGAATCGCGCTCGACGTTCTCGCAGGCGGTGCGGACCGGGGTGACGGGTCGATCGTCGTCACGACGAAAGACAGTGCCGACAAGGTGCTCGAGGAGTTTGCCGGACACGTCACGGCGGATTCGTTCGACGTCGGCGTCGTCGACTGCGTCACGAAACAGCGCGGCATCGGCACGGTGGACGACGATCCGCGGATCAAGTACGCCTCTTCTCCGGTCGACATGACCGGGATCGGGATCAAACTCTCCGAGTTCCTCCAGGAGTTCTACGAGACGCGAGGGCTCACCGAGAATCGCGTCCTCTTGCACTCGGTTTCGACGCTGCTTATGTACTCGAACCTCCAGACCGTCTTCCGGTTCCTCCACGTCTTCACGGGGCGCATCCAGAGTGCGGACGCGCTCGGCGTCTACGTCATCGACTCGACGGCACACGACGACCAGACGATGAACACGCTCAAACAGCTGTTCGACGCCGTCATCGAGGTCGAAGAGAGCGATGACGAGAGCGACCCCGAGATCCGGACCGCTGGCCTCTCCACCTGA
- a CDS encoding geranylgeranylglycerol-phosphate geranylgeranyltransferase, with protein MTAGETIRGVLELTRPVNVIAASVLTFIGAFVAGGVTAEPIAVAAAVGATALAVGAGNAINDYFDREIDRINQPDRAIPRGAVSPRGALAFSIVLFLGAVVLALTLPSLAIAIATINLVALVAYTKVFKGLPGLGNALVAYLVGSTFLFGAAAVGTVGDVGAAAVLFLLAAVATLTREIIKDVEDVEGDREEGLNTLPIAIGERRALVLAIALLILAVLASPIPYALEYFGIAYLLVVVPADAIMLYAAYESFDDPTAGQSHLKYGMFFAALAFIVGRAALAVPTIG; from the coding sequence ATGACAGCGGGGGAGACGATTCGCGGGGTGCTCGAGTTGACGCGGCCGGTGAACGTGATCGCGGCGAGCGTGCTGACGTTCATCGGGGCGTTCGTCGCTGGCGGCGTGACCGCCGAGCCGATCGCCGTCGCGGCGGCGGTCGGGGCGACGGCCCTGGCGGTCGGGGCCGGGAACGCGATCAACGACTACTTCGATCGGGAGATCGATCGGATCAACCAGCCGGATCGGGCGATCCCACGGGGGGCAGTCAGCCCACGCGGGGCGCTCGCGTTCAGTATCGTGCTCTTCCTGGGTGCCGTCGTGCTCGCGCTGACACTCCCCTCGCTGGCGATCGCGATCGCGACGATCAACCTCGTGGCGCTGGTGGCGTACACGAAGGTGTTCAAGGGACTGCCGGGTCTGGGCAACGCGCTCGTCGCCTATCTGGTCGGCAGTACGTTCCTGTTCGGCGCGGCCGCGGTCGGGACGGTCGGTGACGTCGGCGCGGCGGCCGTGCTCTTCCTGCTGGCCGCGGTGGCGACGCTGACGCGGGAGATCATCAAGGACGTCGAGGACGTCGAGGGCGATCGCGAGGAGGGACTGAACACGCTCCCGATCGCGATCGGCGAGCGGCGTGCGCTCGTCCTCGCGATCGCGTTGCTCATCCTCGCAGTCCTCGCCAGTCCGATCCCGTACGCCCTCGAGTACTTCGGTATCGCCTACCTGCTGGTCGTGGTTCCCGCCGACGCGATCATGCTGTACGCGGCCTACGAGAGCTTCGACGATCCGACCGCCGGCCAGTCACACCTCAAGTACGGGATGTTCTTCGCGGCGCTCGCGTTCATCGTCGGGCGGGCGGCACTCGCGGTTCCGACGATCGGGTGA
- a CDS encoding DUF7511 domain-containing protein, with product MTVNEAPKPEDGQQRTAPLELLSDDDETVWTAVPVDASGDERVTKWLSVETDALCDLEEWR from the coding sequence ATGACGGTGAACGAAGCCCCGAAGCCGGAGGACGGTCAGCAGAGAACGGCACCGCTCGAGTTGCTTTCCGACGACGACGAGACGGTCTGGACGGCCGTTCCCGTCGACGCGAGCGGCGACGAACGGGTGACGAAGTGGCTCTCCGTCGAGACGGACGCCCTCTGTGATCTCGAGGAGTGGCGGTAA
- a CDS encoding MFS transporter — protein sequence MTEQTNLTQGIREHLGQFSLHVLLVFATGLTIGSERTVVPILGEDVLGVESFLVIGSFVVSFGFVKALLNLYAGKWGEEYGRKPVLVLGWLTAVPIPIVLIYAPSWSWITVGNILLGINQALTWSMAINAKIDLASPDQRGLAVGIDEAFGYTGVAAGAWITGVIAGRTSLRPEPFYFLAAVVVLATLISIFLIKETVHLAQLEGDEDHHDANLPFNEVLKRATYGDRTLFAAAQAGHIENFVDTLFWIAVPLYLTSQGLAIEAVGVVVGVHSAMYFLQIGTGGLADRIGRRPPVVAGMFLAGAGVLGMVFVDGYLQWALLAGVSGLGMALLYPNLMTVPGDAAHPTWRSAGMGVYRMWRDAGYGVGAIVIGLSMQFVNAEAAFYLTAISMFVSGAIVYLWMEETHPDFGTHEPPAPAPEDRSRAMSDD from the coding sequence ATGACTGAGCAAACGAACCTTACCCAGGGCATTCGCGAACACCTCGGGCAGTTCTCCCTGCACGTCCTGCTGGTGTTCGCGACGGGGTTGACGATCGGGTCGGAACGCACGGTCGTCCCCATCCTCGGCGAGGACGTCCTCGGCGTCGAGTCGTTCCTCGTCATCGGCTCGTTCGTCGTCTCGTTCGGCTTCGTCAAGGCGCTGCTCAACCTCTACGCGGGCAAGTGGGGCGAAGAGTACGGGCGCAAGCCGGTGCTCGTGCTCGGCTGGCTCACCGCCGTCCCGATCCCGATCGTTCTCATCTACGCCCCGAGCTGGAGCTGGATCACCGTCGGGAACATTCTGTTAGGGATCAATCAGGCGCTGACCTGGAGCATGGCGATCAACGCCAAGATCGACCTCGCGAGCCCCGACCAGCGCGGGCTCGCCGTCGGCATCGACGAGGCGTTCGGCTACACCGGCGTCGCAGCGGGGGCGTGGATCACCGGCGTCATCGCCGGCCGGACGAGTCTCCGGCCCGAGCCGTTCTACTTCCTCGCCGCCGTGGTGGTGCTGGCGACGCTCATCTCGATCTTCCTCATCAAGGAGACGGTCCACCTCGCACAACTCGAGGGCGACGAGGACCACCACGATGCGAACCTGCCGTTCAACGAGGTTCTGAAGCGAGCCACCTACGGCGACCGGACGCTGTTTGCGGCGGCCCAGGCCGGCCACATCGAGAACTTCGTGGACACGCTGTTCTGGATCGCCGTCCCGCTCTATCTCACGAGTCAGGGGCTCGCGATCGAGGCCGTCGGGGTCGTCGTCGGCGTCCACAGCGCGATGTACTTCCTCCAGATCGGGACCGGCGGTCTCGCCGATCGCATCGGGCGCCGGCCGCCCGTCGTCGCGGGCATGTTCCTCGCCGGGGCGGGCGTCCTCGGCATGGTATTCGTCGACGGTTACCTCCAGTGGGCGCTCCTGGCCGGCGTCTCCGGCCTGGGGATGGCCCTGCTCTACCCGAACCTGATGACCGTCCCCGGCGACGCCGCCCACCCGACGTGGCGATCGGCCGGCATGGGCGTCTACCGGATGTGGCGCGACGCCGGCTACGGCGTCGGCGCGATCGTGATCGGCCTCTCCATGCAGTTCGTGAACGCCGAAGCCGCCTTCTACCTGACTGCGATCTCGATGTTCGTCTCCGGCGCGATCGTGTACCTGTGGATGGAGGAAACCCACCCTGACTTCGGCACCCACGAACCACCGGCTCCTGCTCCCGAGGATCGGTCACGAGCGATGTCTGACGACTGA
- a CDS encoding helix-turn-helix domain-containing protein encodes MSLYEASFRVKHECPYREISERHPDLTIREWYLSDCQVLEITSPETPTDDLLSEIDGLGTILHRSIDESGLHVVTQSCLCSLEGSIIDRFEEYNCLYQPPTIHRQGWEHYTVIAFDEADVRELIRNLEADRNIDVLSKTAIAEQAIPHSMLAPVDRLFEGLTDRQRAALRLALESGYYEQPRKTSLRDLADRTAVARSTYEEHLRKAENKLLTNAGEFLRLVTATGTGDPLDVDRSGAPEQSAD; translated from the coding sequence ATGAGTCTGTACGAGGCTTCCTTCCGGGTGAAACACGAGTGCCCCTACCGGGAGATTTCGGAACGGCACCCGGACCTCACCATCCGCGAGTGGTACTTGAGCGACTGCCAGGTCCTCGAGATCACCTCCCCGGAAACCCCGACGGACGACCTGCTCTCCGAGATCGACGGGCTGGGAACGATCCTGCATCGATCGATCGACGAGTCCGGCCTCCACGTCGTCACGCAGTCGTGTCTCTGTTCGCTCGAGGGATCGATCATCGATCGGTTCGAGGAGTACAACTGCCTCTACCAGCCGCCGACGATCCACCGCCAGGGGTGGGAACACTACACGGTGATCGCGTTCGACGAGGCCGACGTTCGGGAACTGATCCGGAACCTGGAGGCCGATCGAAACATCGACGTCCTCTCGAAGACCGCCATCGCGGAACAGGCGATCCCCCACAGCATGCTGGCTCCGGTCGATCGACTCTTCGAGGGGCTGACCGATCGACAGCGAGCGGCGCTCCGACTGGCTCTCGAGAGCGGCTACTACGAACAGCCCCGGAAGACCTCGCTTCGCGACCTGGCCGATCGGACCGCCGTGGCCCGATCGACGTACGAAGAGCACCTCCGGAAGGCCGAGAACAAACTCCTCACGAACGCCGGGGAGTTCTTGCGACTGGTGACTGCGACCGGAACGGGAGATCCGCTGGACGTCGATCGGTCGGGAGCGCCCGAGCAGAGCGCCGACTGA
- a CDS encoding ZIP family metal transporter: MVSIVELFVRVAGEDPVIQGLVGGIFIATLNLIGASVVLVWRDPSERALDGALGFAAGVMLAAAFTSLIIPGIEQYSGGDPIPTLVGIVLGALFLDRADLLVPHAHYLLTGRTRPDQADPSTSLPLDNERVVPVVLFILAITLHNMPEGLAVGVGFGSGNVENAIALMLAIGIQNVPEGLAVSVAAINAGLDRRFYAILAGLRSGIVEIPLAVLGALAVSTVEPLLPYAMGFAAGAMLFVISDEIIPETHTRGHERIATLGVMAGVVVMLYLDISLG, encoded by the coding sequence ATGGTCTCTATAGTCGAGTTGTTCGTACGCGTCGCCGGCGAAGACCCGGTAATCCAGGGTCTCGTCGGTGGGATATTTATCGCGACGTTGAATCTGATCGGCGCGTCGGTGGTGCTGGTCTGGCGGGATCCCTCGGAGCGGGCGCTCGATGGTGCGCTCGGATTCGCGGCCGGCGTGATGCTCGCTGCAGCGTTTACGAGTCTCATCATCCCGGGGATCGAGCAGTACTCCGGCGGCGATCCGATTCCCACGCTCGTCGGCATCGTGCTCGGTGCGCTCTTTCTCGATCGAGCCGACCTGCTCGTCCCGCACGCCCACTATCTCCTGACCGGACGCACGCGGCCGGATCAGGCCGACCCCAGTACGTCGCTCCCCCTCGACAACGAGCGGGTGGTGCCCGTCGTGCTGTTCATCCTGGCCATCACACTCCACAACATGCCCGAGGGGTTGGCAGTCGGTGTCGGCTTTGGGTCCGGAAACGTCGAGAACGCGATCGCGCTCATGCTCGCGATCGGGATCCAGAACGTTCCGGAGGGGCTCGCGGTCTCGGTGGCCGCGATCAACGCCGGACTGGATCGACGCTTCTACGCGATCCTGGCCGGATTGCGATCGGGGATCGTCGAAATCCCGCTCGCCGTCCTCGGCGCCCTGGCAGTGAGTACCGTCGAACCGTTACTGCCGTACGCGATGGGCTTCGCCGCGGGGGCGATGCTCTTCGTGATCTCCGACGAGATCATCCCCGAAACCCACACCCGCGGTCACGAGCGAATCGCCACCCTCGGCGTGATGGCCGGCGTGGTCGTGATGCTCTACCTCGACATCAGTCTGGGATGA
- a CDS encoding FAD-dependent oxidoreductase, giving the protein MTLATVPRYDDRLSRVGRRAVVVGAGMAGLVAARVLSDAFDTVTIVDKDPLPDEPVARRGVPQGRQPHLLWEAGRATLDDLFPGYSEELLAAGGVSIDGQRDLRQYSQGGFLASGTTPFRLYLATRPLYEQVVRRRVSRLEGVHVRSRCRCLGYVTDDAATAVQGVTIRNRDGEREDLAADLVVDATGHTSRTPTWLERHGYAPPPIDEVRIDLVYSTIAIERPPNDRRTIGVLAEAPRTRGGAAMPVEGDRWLVNLHGLHGDRPPTDPAAFTAFAASLPTPELTALIEEYPWLSEDVDRYPFPASRRYRYEDLDRLPEGLVVTGDAIASYNPIYGQGMSVAILEGLALHHALAEGGREDLARRFFRRAAAIVDVAWAMAIGADFGFPQTQGRKPRGTAVLNWYLKRLFRTAQTDGTVTDAFVRVLMMEEPPSTLLRPGVAWRVLGPSGSVGKPLRERITGRSDVDE; this is encoded by the coding sequence ATGACCCTCGCAACCGTTCCGCGATACGACGATCGGCTCTCCAGGGTGGGGAGGCGAGCGGTGGTCGTCGGAGCGGGGATGGCGGGTCTCGTCGCGGCCCGCGTCCTGTCGGACGCGTTCGACACGGTCACGATCGTCGACAAAGACCCGCTCCCCGACGAACCAGTCGCCCGTCGTGGGGTTCCCCAGGGCCGCCAGCCCCATCTGCTCTGGGAGGCCGGGCGGGCGACGCTGGACGACCTCTTTCCGGGCTACAGCGAGGAGTTGCTCGCGGCCGGCGGGGTATCGATCGACGGGCAGCGGGACCTCCGCCAGTACAGTCAGGGCGGCTTCCTCGCCAGCGGGACGACCCCGTTCCGGCTCTACCTGGCGACGCGACCGCTGTACGAACAGGTAGTTCGGCGACGCGTCTCTCGACTCGAGGGCGTTCACGTGCGATCCCGGTGCCGGTGTCTCGGGTACGTCACCGACGACGCGGCGACCGCCGTCCAGGGTGTAACCATCCGAAACCGAGACGGCGAACGCGAGGACCTGGCCGCAGACCTGGTCGTCGACGCCACCGGACACACGAGTCGGACGCCCACCTGGCTGGAACGTCACGGCTACGCGCCGCCGCCCATCGACGAGGTGCGTATCGATCTGGTCTACAGTACCATCGCTATCGAGCGACCCCCCAACGATCGCCGAACGATCGGCGTGCTGGCCGAGGCGCCTCGAACCCGCGGCGGCGCGGCGATGCCGGTCGAGGGCGATCGCTGGCTGGTGAACCTCCATGGCTTGCACGGCGATCGCCCGCCGACGGATCCGGCGGCGTTCACGGCGTTCGCGGCGAGCCTTCCCACGCCCGAACTGACGGCCCTCATCGAGGAGTACCCGTGGCTCTCCGAGGACGTCGACCGGTATCCGTTTCCGGCCAGCCGCCGGTACCGCTACGAGGACCTCGATCGGCTCCCCGAGGGCCTGGTCGTCACCGGCGACGCGATCGCCAGCTACAACCCGATCTACGGCCAGGGGATGTCAGTCGCTATACTCGAGGGGCTGGCGCTTCACCACGCGCTCGCAGAGGGCGGCCGGGAGGATCTCGCGCGGCGTTTTTTCCGCCGTGCCGCGGCGATCGTCGACGTCGCGTGGGCGATGGCGATCGGAGCCGACTTCGGATTCCCGCAGACGCAGGGTCGAAAGCCGCGCGGAACGGCCGTCTTGAACTGGTATCTGAAGCGGCTGTTCCGGACCGCTCAGACGGACGGCACGGTGACCGACGCGTTCGTACGGGTACTCATGATGGAAGAGCCGCCCAGTACGCTGTTGCGGCCGGGCGTGGCGTGGCGCGTCCTCGGTCCGTCCGGCAGCGTCGGGAAGCCGTTACGTGAGCGTATCACGGGTCGAAGCGACGTCGACGAGTAG